In Tenacibaculum pacificus, a single window of DNA contains:
- a CDS encoding NRDE family protein, with amino-acid sequence MCTVTYLPLGGEDFILTSNRDENPKRKTIAPKQYDEDGVKLRYPKDELAGGTWIGLSEKNRLICLLNGGFIKHKRAESYRMSRGVIVKELLKVDNPVEVIHHFNFDKIEPFTIVLVDWENGLNAYELVWDGVQKHFQKLGDKPKIWSSSTLYTEEMKELRREWFSEWLDENPTFLPKEKILDFHTDETKGNIEISPKMKRTLVQTVSVTSIIKKATDVKMNYYPI; translated from the coding sequence ATGTGTACGGTAACTTATTTGCCTTTAGGCGGTGAAGATTTTATATTAACTTCTAATAGAGATGAAAATCCGAAAAGAAAAACAATTGCTCCAAAACAATATGATGAAGATGGCGTAAAATTAAGATATCCGAAGGATGAATTAGCAGGTGGAACTTGGATTGGTTTATCAGAAAAAAATAGATTGATTTGTTTATTAAATGGAGGTTTTATAAAACATAAACGTGCTGAAAGCTACAGAATGAGTAGGGGAGTTATTGTAAAAGAATTATTAAAAGTTGATAACCCTGTTGAAGTTATTCATCATTTTAATTTTGATAAAATAGAACCTTTTACTATTGTTTTAGTCGATTGGGAAAACGGACTAAATGCCTACGAATTAGTTTGGGATGGAGTACAAAAACATTTTCAAAAGTTAGGAGATAAACCTAAAATTTGGTCATCATCAACATTATATACAGAGGAAATGAAAGAATTACGAAGAGAATGGTTTTCTGAATGGTTAGACGAAAATCCTACTTTTCTTCCGAAGGAAAAAATACTTGATTTTCATACAGATGAAACTAAAGGAAATATTGAGATTTCACCAAAAATGAAACGTACTCTTGTACAAACTGTAAGCGTAACTTCTATAATAAAAAAGGCTACTGATGTAAAAATGAATTATTATCCTATTTAG
- the pruA gene encoding L-glutamate gamma-semialdehyde dehydrogenase: MARGFFKVPEAINEPVKGYAPGSPEREELLATYKAMYNSNIDVPMHINGEEVRTGNTKNITPPHDHKHVVGQYHTADKSHVDAAISTALAARQEWSSTCWTERASIFLKAAELLAGPYRARMNAATMIAQSKNVHQAEIDASCEMIDFFRFNVQYMTDIFKDQPSSAPGIWNRVEYRPLEGFVYAISPFNFTSIAANLPAAAALMGNVVVWKPSDHQAYSAQVIVDMFKEAGLPDGVINVVYGDPVMISDTVLASPDFSGLHFTGSTHVFKNLWKQIGNNIHTYKTYPRIVGETGGKDFIWVHNSSNPLQVATAITRGSFEYQGQKCSAASRAYIPASMWEEVKGHLIAQAAEIKMGSPEDTNNFVNAVIHEGSFDKIASFIDAAKADADAEVIIGGGHDKSVGYFIEPTVIVAKSPTYATMTTELFGPVMTVFVYEDAEWEASLKLVDESTEYALTGAIFSKDRYIVEKASKALENAAGNFYINDKPTGAVVGQQPFGGGRASGTNDKAGSAQNLLRWTSVRLIKETLVSPTDYKYPFLG, from the coding sequence ATGGCAAGAGGATTTTTTAAAGTTCCAGAAGCAATTAACGAACCTGTAAAAGGTTATGCTCCTGGATCACCAGAAAGAGAAGAGTTACTAGCAACATATAAAGCTATGTATAATAGTAACATTGATGTGCCAATGCATATTAATGGTGAAGAAGTTAGAACTGGAAACACTAAAAACATTACACCTCCACACGATCATAAACACGTGGTTGGTCAATATCATACAGCAGATAAATCTCACGTAGACGCTGCTATTAGTACTGCTTTAGCTGCAAGACAAGAATGGTCTAGTACTTGTTGGACTGAGCGTGCTTCTATTTTCTTAAAGGCTGCTGAATTATTAGCTGGTCCTTATAGAGCAAGAATGAATGCTGCAACAATGATTGCACAATCTAAAAACGTACACCAAGCTGAAATTGATGCATCATGTGAAATGATTGACTTTTTCCGTTTCAATGTACAGTATATGACTGATATCTTTAAAGATCAGCCATCTTCTGCACCTGGAATTTGGAACAGAGTTGAATACAGACCTTTAGAAGGTTTTGTATATGCAATTTCTCCTTTTAACTTTACTTCTATTGCAGCTAACTTACCTGCAGCAGCTGCCTTAATGGGTAACGTTGTTGTTTGGAAGCCATCTGATCATCAAGCATATTCTGCGCAAGTAATTGTTGATATGTTTAAAGAAGCTGGTTTACCTGACGGTGTAATTAACGTTGTATATGGTGATCCTGTTATGATTTCTGATACTGTATTAGCTTCTCCTGATTTCTCTGGATTACACTTTACAGGTTCAACTCATGTTTTCAAAAACTTATGGAAACAAATTGGAAATAACATCCATACTTACAAAACATATCCAAGAATTGTTGGAGAAACTGGTGGAAAAGATTTTATCTGGGTACACAACTCATCGAATCCTTTACAAGTTGCTACTGCAATAACTAGAGGTTCTTTTGAGTACCAAGGTCAAAAATGTTCTGCTGCTTCACGTGCTTACATTCCTGCTTCTATGTGGGAAGAAGTTAAAGGTCATTTAATTGCACAAGCTGCTGAAATTAAAATGGGTTCTCCTGAAGACACTAACAACTTTGTTAACGCTGTTATTCACGAAGGTTCTTTTGATAAAATAGCTAGTTTTATTGATGCTGCTAAAGCTGATGCTGATGCTGAAGTTATTATTGGTGGTGGTCACGATAAATCGGTAGGATACTTTATTGAGCCTACTGTAATCGTTGCTAAATCTCCTACTTATGCAACTATGACAACTGAATTATTCGGTCCTGTTATGACTGTTTTCGTATACGAAGATGCTGAATGGGAAGCTTCATTAAAATTAGTTGATGAATCTACTGAATATGCATTAACTGGTGCTATCTTTTCTAAAGATAGATATATTGTTGAAAAAGCTTCTAAAGCTTTAGAAAACGCTGCTGGAAACTTCTATATTAACGATAAGCCAACTGGTGCTGTTGTAGGACAACAACCTTTTGGTGGTGGTAGAGCTTCTGGAACAAATGATAAAGCAGGTTCTGCTCAAAACTTATTACGTTGGACTTCTGTTCGTTTAATTAAGGAAACTCTTGTATCTCCTACAGATTACAAGTACCCTTTCTTAGGATAG
- a CDS encoding M16 family metallopeptidase → MFKKLLLVTAVTLFISCNKEKSTTNKKQTKATSLNVPFEKFKLDNGLEVILHTDKSDPIVAVELMVHVGSGREIEGRTGFAHLFEHLLFLESENLGKGGLDKMSAKIGGSGANGSTNRDRTNYLQTVPNDALEKMIWAEADKLGWFINTVTDPVLAKEKEVVKNEKRQNYDNRPYGFNQQIIDRNLYPKNHPYNWQVIGSLEHLQNATLNDVKNFFKKWYVPNNATLVLSGDFDTEKAKEWVYKYFDEIPRGEEITPLAKQSGKVAKTKLLYFEDNLAKLPMVTYAWPTVPLYHKDSYALDILTEYLSQGKKAPLNTILVDDLKLTSNTDMWNWSSELAGQIQLGIRGFNNGNLNDINNGVNNAFKNFEKEGISDKNLNRIKAGLETQFYNSLSNVLGKGTSLASYNTYAGDPGFINKEIDLTLNVTKEDIMRVYNTYIKNKNFVATSFVPKGMANLALKNSKEAIIKEEKIVNGSEEKFDAKIATEYTKTPSKIDRATEPDYGKSPTLNVPTIWKNELTNGIKVFGIENSEVPLVRFNLVIDGGQLLENMNKLGVANLTANLMNKGTKNKTVAELEDAIQELGASIDIYASKENITISGNTLAKNYAKTIALVEEMLLEPRWDTTEFELIKKSVVANLRQQKANPTTVTRNVYNELIYGKENIKSKNTLGSIASVEKINLDDLKSYYSNYISPSVTKMHVVGDINKEKALKPLSNLTAKWASKEVIIPVFKTPEAPKKSAVYFYDIPKAKQSVISFGAPALAFTDKDFYPATVMNYILGGGGFTSKLMQELREGKGYTYGIYSNFSGTKAAGPFTIFSRVRSNVTLESAELVKKIITDYPTTFSDKDLATTKGFLIKSNARRFETMRAKLNTLENISTYNLNTDYVKNREKIVNEMTIEKVQELAKKHINPNKMIWLFVGDAETQLDRLNKLGFGKPVLLNKK, encoded by the coding sequence ATGTTTAAAAAACTACTATTAGTTACAGCAGTAACACTCTTTATAAGTTGTAATAAAGAAAAATCAACTACAAATAAAAAACAAACAAAAGCAACTTCTTTAAATGTTCCTTTCGAAAAATTTAAGTTAGATAACGGATTAGAAGTTATTTTACATACTGATAAATCAGATCCTATTGTAGCGGTAGAATTAATGGTTCATGTAGGTTCTGGAAGAGAAATTGAAGGAAGAACCGGTTTTGCTCATTTATTTGAACACTTATTATTTTTAGAATCTGAAAACCTTGGTAAAGGTGGTTTAGATAAAATGAGTGCAAAAATTGGTGGATCAGGTGCAAACGGTTCTACAAATAGAGATAGAACAAACTATTTACAAACCGTACCTAACGATGCTTTAGAAAAAATGATTTGGGCTGAAGCCGATAAATTAGGTTGGTTTATAAACACAGTTACCGACCCTGTTTTAGCTAAAGAAAAAGAAGTTGTTAAAAACGAAAAACGTCAGAATTATGACAATCGCCCTTACGGATTCAATCAACAAATTATTGACCGTAATTTATATCCAAAAAATCATCCTTATAACTGGCAAGTAATCGGTTCTTTAGAACATTTACAAAATGCTACTTTAAACGATGTAAAAAATTTCTTCAAAAAATGGTATGTTCCTAATAATGCTACTTTAGTTTTATCAGGAGATTTTGATACTGAAAAAGCCAAAGAATGGGTTTATAAATATTTTGATGAAATTCCTAGAGGTGAAGAAATTACTCCTTTAGCAAAACAATCAGGAAAAGTAGCAAAAACAAAATTATTATATTTTGAGGATAATTTAGCCAAACTACCAATGGTTACTTATGCTTGGCCAACAGTTCCATTATATCATAAAGATTCTTATGCTTTAGATATATTAACTGAATATTTATCACAAGGAAAAAAAGCACCTTTAAATACTATTTTAGTTGATGATTTAAAACTTACTTCAAATACTGATATGTGGAATTGGTCTTCTGAATTAGCTGGTCAAATTCAACTAGGTATCCGTGGATTTAACAACGGTAATTTAAATGATATCAATAATGGTGTAAATAACGCTTTCAAAAATTTTGAAAAAGAAGGTATTTCTGATAAAAATTTAAACAGAATTAAAGCTGGATTAGAAACTCAATTTTATAATAGCTTATCTAACGTACTTGGTAAAGGAACAAGTTTAGCATCTTACAACACGTATGCAGGAGATCCTGGTTTTATCAATAAAGAAATTGATTTAACTTTAAATGTTACCAAAGAAGATATAATGCGTGTTTATAACACTTACATCAAAAACAAAAATTTTGTAGCAACTAGTTTTGTGCCTAAAGGAATGGCTAATTTAGCTTTGAAAAATTCTAAAGAAGCAATTATTAAAGAAGAAAAAATTGTTAATGGTTCTGAAGAAAAATTCGATGCTAAAATTGCAACTGAATATACAAAAACTCCATCAAAAATAGATAGAGCTACAGAACCTGATTACGGAAAAAGTCCTACTTTAAATGTTCCTACTATTTGGAAAAACGAATTAACAAACGGAATTAAAGTATTCGGAATTGAAAATAGCGAAGTACCTTTAGTTCGTTTTAATTTAGTTATTGATGGTGGTCAATTATTAGAAAACATGAACAAATTAGGTGTTGCAAATTTAACTGCAAACCTTATGAATAAAGGAACTAAAAATAAAACCGTAGCAGAACTTGAAGATGCTATTCAAGAATTAGGCGCATCTATTGATATTTATGCATCAAAAGAAAATATAACTATAAGCGGTAATACTTTAGCTAAAAATTATGCCAAAACAATAGCTTTAGTTGAAGAAATGTTATTAGAACCTCGTTGGGATACAACTGAATTTGAGTTGATAAAAAAATCAGTTGTAGCTAATTTACGTCAACAAAAAGCAAATCCAACTACTGTAACTCGAAATGTATATAATGAGTTAATTTACGGAAAAGAAAATATCAAATCTAAAAATACTTTAGGAAGTATTGCATCCGTAGAAAAAATAAATTTAGATGATTTAAAATCATATTATTCAAATTACATTTCTCCTTCTGTTACTAAAATGCATGTTGTTGGTGATATCAATAAAGAAAAAGCCTTAAAACCTTTAAGTAATTTAACTGCTAAATGGGCTTCAAAAGAAGTTATAATTCCTGTATTTAAAACTCCTGAAGCTCCAAAAAAATCAGCTGTTTATTTTTATGATATTCCAAAAGCAAAACAATCAGTTATTAGTTTTGGCGCACCAGCTTTAGCTTTTACTGATAAAGACTTTTATCCTGCAACAGTAATGAATTACATTCTTGGTGGTGGTGGTTTTACTTCTAAATTAATGCAAGAATTAAGAGAAGGAAAAGGATATACTTATGGTATTTATTCTAATTTTTCAGGAACAAAAGCGGCAGGTCCGTTTACAATTTTTAGTAGAGTTAGAAGTAATGTAACTTTAGAATCGGCTGAATTAGTTAAAAAAATAATTACAGATTATCCAACTACTTTTTCTGATAAAGATTTAGCAACAACAAAAGGATTTCTAATTAAAAGTAATGCCAGACGATTTGAAACTATGAGAGCTAAACTAAACACGTTAGAAAACATTAGTACTTATAATTTGAATACTGATTACGTTAAAAACAGAGAAAAAATAGTTAATGAAATGACTATTGAAAAAGTACAAGAATTGGCAAAAAAACATATTAATCCAAATAAAATGATTTGGCTTTTTGTAGGTGATGCCGAAACGCAATTAGACCGTTTAAATAAATTAGGTTTTGGAAAACCTGTTTTATTGAATAAAAAATAA
- a CDS encoding glutaminase has product MNYKKIIQEVFTTVDNIENKGELASYIPELASLNPDKFGVHIATTSNIKCGLGNYQEKFSIQSIAKVLSLCLAYKILDGDLWDRLGVEPSGNPFNSLLQLENDNGIPRNPFINAGAIVISDVLISNLKNPKEDLLAFIKSLSGNNDINYSAKIAASEKSVGYRNVALCNFIKSFGNIKNEPNEVLDFYFDLCSLELSCEHLSELFLFLANNGKAPHNNEQIISKSQSKRINALMQTCGFYDESGQFAFKVGLAGKSGVGGGIIAIYPNQYSIVVWSPKLNEKGNSYKGMKFLEGFTTLSEQSIF; this is encoded by the coding sequence ATGAACTATAAAAAAATAATACAAGAAGTATTTACAACCGTTGACAATATCGAAAACAAAGGAGAACTAGCCTCTTATATTCCTGAATTAGCAAGTTTAAATCCTGATAAATTTGGAGTTCATATTGCTACTACATCGAATATAAAATGTGGTTTAGGTAATTATCAAGAAAAATTTTCTATTCAAAGTATTGCTAAAGTTTTATCACTTTGTTTGGCTTACAAAATACTTGATGGAGATTTATGGGACAGACTAGGAGTTGAACCTTCTGGAAATCCTTTTAACTCGCTTCTTCAACTAGAAAATGACAACGGAATACCACGAAACCCTTTTATTAATGCGGGTGCAATTGTCATTTCAGATGTTCTTATCAGTAATTTAAAAAATCCTAAAGAAGATTTATTAGCATTTATTAAAAGTCTTTCTGGTAATAATGACATTAATTATTCGGCTAAAATTGCGGCTTCTGAAAAATCCGTAGGTTATAGAAATGTAGCACTTTGTAATTTTATAAAATCCTTTGGAAATATTAAAAATGAACCTAATGAAGTCCTTGATTTTTATTTCGATTTATGCTCGTTAGAATTAAGCTGTGAACATCTATCTGAATTATTTTTATTTTTAGCCAATAACGGAAAAGCGCCTCATAATAACGAGCAGATTATATCTAAAAGTCAGTCGAAAAGAATCAATGCATTAATGCAAACTTGCGGATTTTATGATGAATCTGGTCAGTTTGCATTTAAAGTCGGTTTAGCTGGAAAAAGTGGTGTTGGCGGTGGTATTATTGCCATATATCCGAACCAATATAGTATTGTTGTTTGGAGTCCAAAATTAAATGAAAAAGGAAATTCTTACAAAGGAATGAAGTTTTTAGAAGGTTTTACAACTTTATCAGAACAATCTATTTTTTAA
- a CDS encoding DEAD/DEAH box helicase — MKFTGLHLNTDILKALSEEKYHTATLVQQKVIPLVLDKKDVIVGSQTGSGKTAAFALPIIHNLAKELALVPERGPRKIKALVVSPTRELAIQIEESFNTYAKYTNILTGVVYGGISTKVQKEVLAKGIDVLVATPGRLIDLHEQGSVDLTTLKTFVLDEADLMLDMGFIHDVKKIEALCPRKKQTLLCSATMPEKVSDLAKQMLYKPETVNVIPTDNTVNKIGQLLYYTPKKHKVDLCLYLLKNTIQGRILIFRRTKFGVDKLEQTLIKNGYKVTSVHGDKTQILRNQAIEDFKNNKANILIATDVAARGIDIHKIDAVINVDIPNVPETYVHRIGRTGRAGKAGIAFSFCSADETSYIKGIQEFLKRPIKIIEDHPFLLVKPKHIKQPNTISTNKKGRKSEASKKKKKRWY, encoded by the coding sequence ATGAAGTTTACAGGTTTACATCTTAATACCGATATTTTAAAAGCACTTAGTGAAGAAAAATATCACACAGCTACTTTAGTACAACAAAAAGTAATTCCGTTAGTACTAGATAAAAAAGATGTAATTGTTGGTTCACAAACAGGATCGGGTAAAACAGCCGCTTTTGCATTGCCTATTATTCATAATTTAGCCAAAGAACTAGCTTTAGTTCCTGAAAGAGGTCCTAGAAAAATAAAAGCCTTAGTTGTAAGTCCAACCAGAGAATTGGCAATTCAAATTGAAGAAAGTTTTAACACCTACGCAAAGTACACAAACATACTTACGGGAGTTGTTTACGGAGGAATATCGACAAAAGTACAAAAAGAAGTTTTAGCCAAAGGAATTGATGTTTTAGTTGCAACACCAGGACGTTTAATCGATTTGCACGAACAAGGAAGTGTCGATTTAACGACCTTAAAAACTTTTGTTTTAGATGAAGCCGATTTAATGTTAGACATGGGCTTTATTCATGATGTAAAAAAGATTGAAGCACTTTGTCCTCGCAAAAAACAAACACTTTTATGTTCGGCAACAATGCCAGAAAAAGTGAGCGATTTGGCAAAACAAATGTTGTACAAGCCAGAAACAGTTAATGTTATTCCGACTGATAATACCGTTAATAAAATTGGACAATTATTATATTATACGCCTAAAAAACATAAAGTAGATTTATGTTTATACTTATTAAAAAACACCATACAAGGACGTATTCTTATTTTTAGACGTACCAAATTTGGTGTTGATAAATTAGAGCAAACTCTTATCAAAAACGGATACAAAGTAACAAGTGTTCACGGAGATAAAACTCAGATTTTACGTAATCAAGCAATTGAAGACTTCAAAAATAATAAAGCAAATATTTTAATTGCTACCGATGTTGCCGCTCGTGGTATTGATATTCATAAAATTGATGCCGTAATTAATGTTGATATTCCTAATGTTCCTGAAACTTACGTTCACCGAATTGGTAGAACTGGTAGAGCTGGAAAAGCAGGAATCGCATTTTCATTTTGTAGCGCCGATGAAACTAGTTATATAAAAGGTATTCAAGAATTTTTAAAACGACCTATAAAAATTATTGAAGATCACCCATTTTTATTAGTAAAACCTAAACATATAAAGCAACCAAACACTATTAGTACAAACAAAAAAGGGCGAAAGTCTGAAGCTTCTAAAAAGAAGAAAAAGCGTTGGTATTAA
- a CDS encoding GlcG/HbpS family heme-binding protein has protein sequence MNITLSEAKKVIDTATLKAVALNTKMSISIVDAGASLVAFERMDGAFIGPIDIAMKKAKTAALFGKDTGILGELSQPGAPLYNIEHSNNGLITFAGGIPIKNKNGIIIGAIGVSGSTVQNDFEVAQAGANAI, from the coding sequence ATGAATATAACCTTATCCGAAGCAAAAAAAGTAATCGACACTGCAACTTTAAAAGCAGTAGCTTTAAATACAAAAATGAGTATTTCAATTGTAGATGCTGGCGCTAGTTTAGTAGCTTTTGAACGTATGGATGGTGCTTTTATTGGTCCTATTGATATTGCAATGAAAAAAGCTAAAACAGCCGCTTTATTCGGAAAAGATACTGGTATTCTTGGCGAATTATCGCAACCTGGAGCTCCTTTATATAATATTGAACATTCTAATAATGGATTAATTACTTTTGCTGGAGGTATTCCTATTAAAAATAAAAACGGAATTATTATTGGTGCTATTGGTGTAAGTGGTAGTACAGTTCAAAATGATTTTGAAGTTGCTCAAGCTGGTGCAAATGCTATTTAA
- a CDS encoding ArsR/SmtB family transcription factor yields MGLTKSEIFTTEQNELSNIAKVLGHPARIAIIQYLFKIDSCVCGDLVNEIGLAQATISQHLKALKNAKLIKGNIEGTSVCYCIDKENWTQIKNLLNGFLNLDTNSKDIDLGSCNSESNTNCC; encoded by the coding sequence ATGGGACTTACAAAATCAGAAATATTTACAACAGAACAAAACGAACTTTCAAACATTGCAAAAGTACTTGGGCATCCTGCACGTATTGCCATAATACAATATTTATTTAAAATTGATTCCTGTGTGTGTGGCGATTTAGTAAACGAAATCGGGTTAGCACAAGCAACTATTTCTCAACATTTAAAGGCTTTAAAAAACGCCAAATTAATTAAAGGAAACATCGAAGGAACTAGTGTTTGCTACTGCATCGATAAAGAAAATTGGACGCAAATTAAAAACCTATTAAACGGATTTTTAAATCTTGATACCAATTCTAAAGACATTGATTTAGGTAGTTGTAATTCAGAAAGTAACACGAATTGCTGTTAA
- a CDS encoding DUF6428 family protein yields MKLSQIKNHLASLKTIAFQLPNGELVPNHFHVTEVGKVTKNFIDCGGTVRNEEVVNFQLWKADDYDHRLHPEKLINIIELSEKLLNIADLDIEVEYQGSTIGKYGLDFDGTNFLLTTTLTDCLAKDKCGIPEKPKVKIAEIKQQASCAPNSGCC; encoded by the coding sequence ATGAAATTATCACAAATAAAAAATCATTTAGCTTCATTAAAAACAATTGCTTTTCAATTACCAAATGGAGAATTAGTTCCAAATCATTTTCACGTAACAGAAGTTGGAAAAGTTACTAAAAACTTTATTGATTGTGGCGGAACAGTAAGAAATGAAGAAGTTGTAAACTTTCAATTATGGAAAGCTGATGATTACGATCACAGATTACATCCTGAAAAATTAATCAATATTATTGAACTTTCTGAAAAGTTATTAAATATTGCTGATTTAGATATTGAAGTAGAGTATCAAGGAAGTACTATTGGTAAATATGGATTAGATTTTGATGGAACTAACTTTTTATTAACAACTACATTAACCGATTGTTTAGCAAAAGATAAATGTGGAATTCCTGAAAAACCAAAAGTAAAAATAGCAGAAATTAAACAACAAGCAAGTTGTGCACCTAATTCGGGATGTTGTTAA
- the rsmG gene encoding 16S rRNA (guanine(527)-N(7))-methyltransferase RsmG has product MELIKKYFTDLTETQLEQFSKLQALYEDWNLKINVVSRKDIDELYLRHVLHSLGIAKVMQFKPGSKVMDVGTGGGFPGIPLAILFPETQFHLVDSIGKKIKVVNEVVEGLGLQNVKTTNGRVEEVKDTYDFIVSRAVAQMETFVGWTKGKIAKKQNHDLKNGILYLKGGDLSEELEKYTSATIYDLPDFFEEDFYETKKVVHLGMKFK; this is encoded by the coding sequence ATGGAACTTATAAAAAAATATTTTACCGATTTAACGGAAACACAGTTAGAACAGTTTTCTAAATTACAAGCTTTGTATGAAGATTGGAACTTAAAAATTAACGTTGTTTCTCGTAAAGATATTGATGAATTATACTTGCGTCATGTTTTACATTCATTAGGTATAGCTAAAGTTATGCAATTTAAACCAGGTTCTAAGGTTATGGATGTTGGTACAGGAGGTGGTTTCCCTGGAATTCCATTAGCTATTTTGTTTCCTGAAACTCAGTTTCATTTAGTTGATTCTATCGGAAAAAAAATAAAAGTAGTGAACGAAGTTGTTGAAGGTTTAGGTTTACAAAACGTAAAAACTACCAACGGACGTGTAGAAGAAGTTAAAGATACTTACGATTTTATTGTAAGTAGAGCAGTGGCGCAAATGGAAACTTTTGTTGGTTGGACAAAAGGAAAAATCGCTAAAAAACAAAATCACGATTTAAAAAATGGAATTTTATATTTAAAAGGTGGTGATTTATCGGAAGAATTAGAAAAATATACTTCGGCAACTATTTATGATTTACCAGATTTCTTTGAAGAAGATTTCTACGAAACTAAAAAAGTAGTGCATTTAGGAATGAAGTTTAAATAA
- a CDS encoding fatty acid desaturase family protein gives MKTINFSRTNNVKFFRTLNKKVNTYFKENNIKRTGNWKLYTKAIIMFATFLIPFALILTVDMPQWLMLILVVITGIGMAGVGMNVMHDANHDSFSSKNWLNKLMGSSIYILAGNVYNWKVQHNVLHHTFTNIKGHDEDIDAGRIIRFSKHSKWLPIHEFQKFYSIFLYGLLTINWAITTDFKQMSGYLKRKLSYGKFPNPKVEWTKLVISKIAYYSLWVVLPLLVLDIAWWKVLLGFFVMHYTAGMILSVVFQLAHVVPNTEMPLPDKEGNLEHTWAVHQLYTTSNFAPKNWLVNFYTGGLNHQVEHHIFPHISHVHYNQIAKIVKETTEEFNLPYNEYKTMTKAFIEHFKQLGTLGEKPRAA, from the coding sequence ATGAAGACAATAAACTTCTCCAGAACAAACAACGTAAAGTTCTTTCGAACTCTAAATAAAAAGGTAAACACCTATTTTAAAGAAAATAATATTAAGCGTACAGGTAATTGGAAGTTATATACTAAAGCAATCATAATGTTTGCTACTTTCTTAATTCCGTTTGCATTAATATTAACAGTTGATATGCCACAATGGTTAATGCTTATACTTGTTGTAATTACAGGGATTGGTATGGCTGGTGTTGGTATGAACGTAATGCACGATGCAAATCATGATTCTTTTTCAAGTAAAAATTGGTTGAATAAATTAATGGGAAGCAGTATTTACATTTTAGCAGGAAATGTATATAACTGGAAAGTACAGCACAACGTATTACACCATACATTTACCAATATTAAAGGACATGATGAAGATATTGATGCGGGTAGAATTATTCGTTTCTCTAAACATTCTAAATGGTTACCTATACATGAATTTCAAAAGTTTTATTCGATATTTTTGTATGGTTTACTTACCATTAATTGGGCTATTACTACTGATTTCAAACAAATGAGTGGTTATTTAAAGCGTAAATTATCGTACGGTAAATTTCCGAATCCAAAAGTAGAATGGACAAAATTAGTTATCTCTAAAATTGCTTATTATTCTTTATGGGTTGTACTTCCATTACTTGTTTTAGACATTGCTTGGTGGAAAGTTTTACTAGGTTTTTTCGTAATGCATTATACTGCTGGTATGATTTTAAGTGTTGTTTTTCAATTAGCACACGTAGTACCAAATACAGAGATGCCTTTACCTGATAAAGAAGGAAACTTAGAACATACATGGGCAGTTCACCAATTATATACAACATCTAACTTTGCACCTAAAAATTGGTTAGTTAACTTTTATACTGGTGGATTAAATCATCAAGTAGAACACCATATTTTTCCGCATATTTCGCATGTTCATTATAATCAAATAGCAAAAATAGTAAAAGAAACTACAGAAGAATTTAACTTACCGTACAACGAATACAAAACAATGACAAAGGCTTTTATTGAGCACTTTAAACAATTAGGTACTTTAGGTGAAAAACCACGTGCTGCTTAA